Proteins from a single region of Candidatus Neomarinimicrobiota bacterium:
- a CDS encoding sulfotransferase has protein sequence MVPEKRNPNIVYIMGRGHSGTTLLNAVLGNADPIESVGELLSGMNRLEEMCSCGKTVNECSFWSNVRNASLKDLENMTWEACARISLHYGHIFRLPAIMFRWIPPHLLRAYVRVTRSIFRAISDVSGKQFVVDSSKEFTRAMFLASRFPEARIIHLVRNGEQVLASRYWRLKNREGFRILRKQVPASRFLGLYLVLDSINWVLGNLVGEAIRYVTSTRVLRVKYEDFCEYPEEVLTRISRFLKVDLSSIIEKLGRGEGFAFGHTIAGNRIRFQSEIVLNPHHPMREVPKRYGLMFRIIAAPLIWLYGY, from the coding sequence GTGGTTCCAGAGAAGAGAAACCCGAACATTGTGTATATCATGGGGCGAGGTCATAGCGGAACTACGCTATTAAACGCTGTGTTAGGCAATGCCGACCCCATTGAGAGTGTGGGAGAGCTCCTCAGCGGCATGAATAGGCTTGAAGAAATGTGCAGTTGCGGAAAAACTGTCAATGAGTGTTCGTTCTGGTCAAATGTCAGAAATGCCAGCCTGAAAGATTTGGAAAATATGACATGGGAAGCGTGTGCAAGAATTTCTCTCCACTACGGTCATATTTTCCGTCTTCCAGCCATAATGTTCCGGTGGATTCCTCCCCATCTTCTTCGCGCTTACGTTCGGGTTACGAGATCAATTTTCCGGGCTATCAGTGATGTAAGCGGGAAACAATTCGTGGTAGATTCATCTAAGGAATTCACAAGGGCCATGTTCCTGGCCTCCCGTTTTCCTGAAGCCAGAATCATCCATCTCGTCCGCAATGGCGAACAGGTTCTGGCTTCGCGATACTGGCGTTTGAAAAACCGCGAGGGGTTCAGAATCCTGAGAAAGCAGGTTCCGGCGAGTAGATTTCTCGGTCTCTATTTGGTTCTCGACAGTATCAACTGGGTTTTAGGTAACCTCGTGGGTGAGGCGATACGGTATGTGACTTCAACCCGGGTCTTACGTGTCAAATATGAGGATTTTTGCGAATACCCGGAAGAGGTGCTGACGAGAATCTCTCGCTTTTTGAAGGTCGATTTGAGTTCCATCATAGAGAAACTGGGCCGGGGGGAGGGATTCGCCTTTGGACATACTATTGCAGGGAACCGCATTAGATTTCAATCTGAGATTGTCTTGAATCCCCATCATCCCATGAGAGAGGTACCGAAACGCTAT